A window of the Drosophila simulans strain w501 chromosome 2L, Prin_Dsim_3.1, whole genome shotgun sequence genome harbors these coding sequences:
- the LOC6730412 gene encoding uncharacterized protein LOC6730412 isoform X3 has protein sequence MGIGQLELALSSSSNLALVQPYLDSLLRTLLSSERHFEVSELKRELLVNLISRLPLDNLEERTPQILSGLCRQGNAGANRVCKALMQRLPAGTIVAKLTSPEFLHAKSSKFRDHALQMSIFALMTFPGTCFDISLLTTQAVYSLLNRKRRVRQAALEVLAVLADISSIKEVLTIVSETTDGVELGTMVLEATSVRLSRLQLPIVTPDSGVLFVFNQTDPPEARRFGADVDWIHQGEGSASPNTIKRRRMRAASSQRNVLGGAEAKNKNDPFPSFSQVNESVHRHSFHSPPETLDMASPINDFSQRLSFGAKTNGGNQSFIERRFLAKACSDTSMDGRSTDSTTTTCSSGSATDSFIQLTSRTGGRLAGPNSRFPTMNQHTDFVNNFMRSMQRGSKSYSVDRPNYPKVSYSIPKSQQMLRKRFQHKDSFTKLGEEPPGQSIENNKFNESQRRKFGISTDHIESLDSKCADVIKSMDTETAVNGMTNGSPISASSTSYSQKSTASAKSSISQNEMGKRPFSSTGLWNDCKVEVLNREQNPIEAFGELVVDGIDVQTETEPTAHEELLKLNGSLNSLHSKTESIKTQLEETTPQLSRAQSVKSLLIEEDIESSNSFVVVEEVQNELESSPAEAKKEGPLQEELATPVKATKLENHTFGPKLVPKHDEIVIHSRSVSLDSLYGTRPASKQGSMDTSTSTADNTSQTGSQMGNISVPAKAQHTPIKHKSKTAYFLRAQRRISPAKQPIKMSQADLFPQNMLRFDRPREALLKTFDQLDSSNWEVNMTGLKSMVRLIRYHAETLDNQMHMTCIQLTRSVRNLRSQVARASCQAAAELFSLKSTSLQQECDDLVCALLHRTADTNRFLRADATRALESMVDHAQPQKILNILATKGAQHQNALVRTTSAKLLFRLVERLGSDRIYAMGRESRDKFFVVGANLLLEGSLETRSYAKSLFRALSEHHNYQRLLLEVIPPRTYRNVEKTLRSITR, from the exons ATGGGTATCGGCCAACTGGAGCTTGCCTTAAGCTCTTCGAGCAATTTGGCCTTGGTCCAACCGTATCTGGATAGTCTGCTTCGAACCCTCCTCTCATCGGAGCGTCACTTTGAGGTCTCCGAGCTAAAGCGAGAGCTACTGGTTAACCTAATCTCGCGTCTACCATTGGACAACTTGGAGGAGCGCACACCACAAATCTTGTCGGGACTCTGTCGCCAGGGCAACGCTGGAGCAAACCGGGTGTGCAAGGCTCTGATGCAGCGCCTTCCCGCGGGAACTATAGTTGCTAAACTGACCTCACCAGAGTTCCTCCATGCAAAGAGTTCAAAG TTCCGGGACCACGCTCTTCAAATGTCCATTTTTGCGCTGATGACCTTCCCGGGAACCTGCTTCGACATCAGCCTGTTGACGACTCAGGCCGTCTACTCCCTTCTTAACCGAAAACGACGTGTGCGGCAGGCGGCTCTGGAGGTTCTAGCGGTCCTTGCCGATATCTCGTCCATCAAAGAGGTTTTAACCATTGTGTCGGAGACAACGGACGGCGTAGAGCTTGGGACAATGGTGTTGGAGGCGACTAGTGTGCGGCTCTCGCGTTTGCAGCTGCCTATCGTTACGCCCGACAGCGGCGTGCTCTTCGTTTTCAACCAGACTGATCCACCTGAAGCCAGGCGATTTGGAGCTGATGTAGACTGGATCCATCAGGGTGAGGGCTCTGCCTCTCCCAATACAATTAAGAGGCGACGCATGCGGGCTGCAAGCAGCCAGCGCAATGTTCTTGGGGGAGCAGaagcaaaaaacaagaatgaTCCATTCCCTAG TTTCAGCCAGGTCAACGAGAGCGTGCATCGCCATTCCTTCCATTCCCCCCCGGAAACGCTGGACATGGCTAGCCCAATTAAT GACTTTTCGCAAAGATTAAGTTTTGGCGCTAAGACTAACGGTG GAAATCAATCTTTTATTGAACGTCGCTTCTTGGCCAAGGCATGCTCTGATACTTCCATGGACGGCAGAAGTACTGACAGCACCACCACTACCTGCAGCAGTGGTAGCGCCACAGATAGCTTTATTCAGCTCACTTCCCGCACGGGCGGTCGACTTGCCGGACCAAACTCCAG ATTTCCCACCATGAACCAGCATACAGACTTTGTCAACAATTTTATGCGCAGCATGCAGCGAGGCTCTAAGTCCTATTCCGTGGACAGACCGAACTACCCGAAGGTCAGTTACTCGATCCCAAAGTCCCAGCAGATGCTCCGCAAGAGGTTCCAGCACAAGGATTCGTTTACAAAGCTAGGGGAAGAACCACCTGGTCAAA GCAtcgaaaataacaaatttaacgAATCCCAAAGGAGAAAATTCGGTATTTCCACAGACCACATAGAATCACTGGACAGCAAGTGCGCCGACGTCATCAAGTCAAT GGATACCGAAACAGCAGTTAACGGTATGACGAATGGCTCCCCCATTTCCGCAAGTTCTACCAGCTATTCGCAAAAGTCAACCGCCTCGGCAAAGTCGAGCATAAGCCAAAACGAGATGGGGAAGCGACCATTCTCATCCACTGGCCTTTGGAACGATTGCAAGGTGGAAGTGCTGAACAGGGAGCAGAATCCCATCGAAGCGTTCGGAGAACTGGTGGTAGATGGCATTGATGTGCAGACGGAAACAGAACCTACAGCCCATGAAGAGCTGCTCAAGCTTAATGGAAGCCTAAATAGCCTTCACAGTAAAACGGAGAGCATCAAAACTCAGCTGGAGGAAACTACCCCGCAACTTTCGAGGGCTCAGTCAGTTAAATCGCTGCTAATCGAGGAGGACATTGAGAGCAGCAACAGTTTCGTCGTGGTTGAAGAAGTGCAGAACGAGCTGGAGTCATCCCCAGCGGAGGCCAAGAAGGAAGGGCCCTTGCAGGAGGAGCTAGCAACACCGGTAAAAGCTACAAAACTTGAAAATCATACTTTTGGTCCAAAGTTGGTTCCGAAACACGACGAAATAGTGATCCATTCACGTAGCGTTTCCCTGGACTCTCTTTATGGGACGCGGCCAGCGTCAAAGCAGGGATCTATGGACACAAGCACAAGCACTGCGGACAACACATCACAAACTGGTTCTCAAATGGGAAATATTAGTGTCCCTGCAAAAGCTCAACACACCCCGATTAAACACAAGTCCAAAACAGCGTACTTCCTGCGGGCACAACGGCGAATCTCACCTGCAAAGCAGCCCATCAAAATGTCGCAGGCAGACCTCTTCCCGCAGAATATGCTTCGATTTGATAGGCCCCGTGAGGCTTTGCTTAAAACTTTTGACCAGTTGGACTCCAGCAACTGGGAAGTAAACATGACCGGCTTGAAAAGCATGGTACGTTTGATCCGCTACCATGCCGAGACATTGGACAATCAGATGCACATGACCTGCATCCAGCTTACCCGCTCAGTACGAAATCTGCGCTCCCAAGTAGCCCGAGCTTCCTGCCAAGCAGCTGCGGAGCTGTTCTCGCTGAAGTCCACCAGCCTTCAGCAGGAATGCGACGACTTGGTTTGTGCCCTTCTGCACCGCACTGCCGACACGAATAGGTTTCTCCGTGCCGACGCCACTCGAGCCCTGGAGTCAATGGTGGACCATGCTCAGCCGCAGAAGATTCTAAACATCCTTGCGACAAAAGGAGCACAGCATCAGAATGCCTTGGTGCGCACGACATCAGCAAAGCTGCTCTTCAGACTAGTCGAGCGTCTGGGCAGTGACCGGATCTATGCAATGGGCCGCGAGAGCCGCGACAAGTTCTTTGTGGTTGGGGCGAATCTTCTTCTCGAAGGCAGTCTAGAGACCCGCAGCTACGCGAAGTCCTTGTTCCGGGCTTTATCCGAACATCATAATTATCAGCGGCTGCTTTTAGAGGTGATACCACCACGCACCTACAGAAATGTTGAAAAGACTCTTAGGAGCATCACACGTTGA
- the LOC6730412 gene encoding uncharacterized protein LOC6730412 isoform X1 — protein sequence MFFRRVLDSARNHLPPKSTTESPAVHYYSEDSESVTYVSGAVDCEVKDSNNNQSAVGASAPLPAIMKIQRRAEAPIGAVQLTPLWEHILRTRRLPETIFPSAMYAEFHERLQDPEWQVRQHALRVLVDVLVVMQDEADGHMEREQLISLLVENLGHQAPTVRKGALDCLRVYLAETAIPETIMLGILDAGLTKQMPSDSEHMGRLSCGVLLSVPALLQSIMHTAQRHRIVHSTVDRVVAHMDQVVQQEITVKVLSKIRELLGVHEFEGIMGDVGRGDTLSKYYQLCQVYGVSGKLKTGGEVKAGAWRALPREQGWRNGNAVQNLDTTLQIQSNCPDMGKIIMETEIKINDDTVTMRILEADTETEESDSPTRIFSHEEDGTDLICHPLSSSGSTHQEPNIGAGIVKVISDSELDEPHIKAGSVSEPGTPSRGLKRVTFGGEIVKMRTPDSDAASSTNNSRSPTQTNQSVTVSSSEDPAISHLVSSDEKSTLSRPVTDKRTTALVLEIPFDNTKPLPQVRSFCSQPPRHQSNAQSEPSSSSSRNRQENEAGLSPSPSSPGFRSRSTSPTGSNNISPKVPHKQIEVLHNLQRDPSPRSQRRSEDMDGNRDGKDLHATGNPSSSPTQPLISRTRSASTMSPVSPATPKSWEDLDIVNLKTLMELRSGDWRNRLMGIGQLELALSSSSNLALVQPYLDSLLRTLLSSERHFEVSELKRELLVNLISRLPLDNLEERTPQILSGLCRQGNAGANRVCKALMQRLPAGTIVAKLTSPEFLHAKSSKFRDHALQMSIFALMTFPGTCFDISLLTTQAVYSLLNRKRRVRQAALEVLAVLADISSIKEVLTIVSETTDGVELGTMVLEATSVRLSRLQLPIVTPDSGVLFVFNQTDPPEARRFGADVDWIHQGEGSASPNTIKRRRMRAASSQRNVLGGAEAKNKNDPFPSFSQVNESVHRHSFHSPPETLDMASPINDFSQRLSFGAKTNGGNQSFIERRFLAKACSDTSMDGRSTDSTTTTCSSGSATDSFIQLTSRTGGRLAGPNSRFPTMNQHTDFVNNFMRSMQRGSKSYSVDRPNYPKVSYSIPKSQQMLRKRFQHKDSFTKLGEEPPGQSIENNKFNESQRRKFGISTDHIESLDSKCADVIKSMDTETAVNGMTNGSPISASSTSYSQKSTASAKSSISQNEMGKRPFSSTGLWNDCKVEVLNREQNPIEAFGELVVDGIDVQTETEPTAHEELLKLNGSLNSLHSKTESIKTQLEETTPQLSRAQSVKSLLIEEDIESSNSFVVVEEVQNELESSPAEAKKEGPLQEELATPVKATKLENHTFGPKLVPKHDEIVIHSRSVSLDSLYGTRPASKQGSMDTSTSTADNTSQTGSQMGNISVPAKAQHTPIKHKSKTAYFLRAQRRISPAKQPIKMSQADLFPQNMLRFDRPREALLKTFDQLDSSNWEVNMTGLKSMVRLIRYHAETLDNQMHMTCIQLTRSVRNLRSQVARASCQAAAELFSLKSTSLQQECDDLVCALLHRTADTNRFLRADATRALESMVDHAQPQKILNILATKGAQHQNALVRTTSAKLLFRLVERLGSDRIYAMGRESRDKFFVVGANLLLEGSLETRSYAKSLFRALSEHHNYQRLLLEVIPPRTYRNVEKTLRSITR from the exons ATGTTTTTCCGGCGCGTTTTGGATAGTGCCAGAAATCATTTGCCCCCTAAGTCGACCACGGAAAGTCCGGCAGTGCATTATTACAGCGAGGACAGTGAGAGTGTCACATATGTGAGTGGTGCCGTCGACTGTGAAGTCAAGGACAGCAATAACAACCAGTCAGCAGTCGGGGCGAGTGCTCCACTACCAGCCATAATGAAAATTCAACGCCGAGCGGAAGCCCCTATCGGTGCAGTGCAGCTAACGCCGTTGTGGGAACACATACTGCGCACCCGCCGCCTTCCGGAAACAATTTTCCCTAGCGCCATGTACGCGGAGTTCCATGAGCGCCTGCAGGACCCAGAGTGGCAGGTAAGGCAGCACGCCCTGCGAGTCCTCGTTGACGTCCTGGTGGTGATGCAAGACGAGGCCGATGGCCATATGGAGCGGGAGCAGCTTATTAGTCTGCTGGTCGAGAACCTTGGTCACCAAGCCCCCACTGTGCGCAAAGGAGCTCTCGATTGCTTGCGTGTCTATCTCGCCGAAACTGCAATCCCGGAGACGATTATGCTGGGAATTCTAGACGCAGGCCTGACGAAGCAGATGCCATCGGATTCGGAGCACATGGGTCGTCTCAGCTGCGGCGTTCTACTGTCAGTGCCTGCCCTTCTGCAATCAATAATGCATACGGCGCAGAGACATCGCATTGTGCATAGCACTGTGGACCGAGTGGTCGCACACATGGATCAAGTGGTGCAGCAAGAAATCACCGTAAAAGTCTTAAGCAAGATCAGGGAGCTTTTGGGCGTCCACGAGTTCGAAGGAATTATGGGCGATGTGGGTCGTGGAGATACGCTGTCTAAGTACTACCAACTGTGCCAGGTTTACGGGGTGTCTGGTAAACTGAAAACAGGGGGCGAAGTGAAAGCGGGCGCCTGGCGCGCCTTACCACGTGAGCAAGGATGGAGAAACGGCAATGCTGTACAGAACCTTGACACCACGCTCCAAATACAGTCAAACTGCCCGGACATGGGAAAAATCATTATGGAAACAGAAATAAAGATCAACGATGATACAGTGACTATGCGGATCCTGGAGGCGGATACGGAGACCGAAGAGTCTGATAGCCCAACAAGGATTTTCTCGCATGAAGAAGATGGGACGGATTTAATTTGCCACCCCCTTTCGTCCAGTGGCAGCACCCACCAAGAGCCTAATATAGGGGCGGggattgtgaaagttataagtGATTCAGAATTGGATGAGCCGCACATCAAGGCGGGCAGTGTTTCCGAGCCGGGTACTCCCTCTCGGGGATTAAAGCGAGTAACCTTCGGAGGTGAGATCGTTAAGATGCGAACTCCTGATAGCGACGCAGCCTCCTCTACAAACAATTCTCGAAGCCCTACACAGACCAATCAGAGTGTCACTGTTTCGTCCTCGGAAGATCCAGCGATCTCCCACCTGGTGTCATCAGACGAGAAGTCTACCCTTTCTAGACCCGTCACCGACAAGAGGACCACGGCACTCGTGCTGGAGATCCCTTTCGACAATACCAAGCCATTGCCTCAAGTTCGATCATTTTGCTCGCAGCCACCCCGGCATCAGAGCAATGCGCAGAGTGAGCCGTCATCGAGCAGTTCCCGCAATCGGCAGGAAAACGAAGCCGGGCTGTCGCCATCACCTAGCTCTCCTGGGTTTCGGAGCCGCAGCACTAGTCCGACGGgaagcaacaacatcagccCAAAAGTGCCGCACAAGCAAATCGAGGTTCTGCACAATCTCCAGCGCGATCCGTCTCCGCGGTCTCAGCGACGCTCAGAAGACATGGATGGGAATAGGGATGGAAAAGACCTTCATGCAACAGGGAATCCCTCTTCCTCACCAACACAGCCGCTTATTAGTCGAACAAGATCCGCCTCTACGATGTCTCCTGTGTCACCGGCCACGCCCAAATCCTGGGAGGATCTGGACATTGTGAACTTGAAGACGCTTATGGAGTTGCGATCTGGG GATTGGCGCAATCGTCTAATGGGTATCGGCCAACTGGAGCTTGCCTTAAGCTCTTCGAGCAATTTGGCCTTGGTCCAACCGTATCTGGATAGTCTGCTTCGAACCCTCCTCTCATCGGAGCGTCACTTTGAGGTCTCCGAGCTAAAGCGAGAGCTACTGGTTAACCTAATCTCGCGTCTACCATTGGACAACTTGGAGGAGCGCACACCACAAATCTTGTCGGGACTCTGTCGCCAGGGCAACGCTGGAGCAAACCGGGTGTGCAAGGCTCTGATGCAGCGCCTTCCCGCGGGAACTATAGTTGCTAAACTGACCTCACCAGAGTTCCTCCATGCAAAGAGTTCAAAG TTCCGGGACCACGCTCTTCAAATGTCCATTTTTGCGCTGATGACCTTCCCGGGAACCTGCTTCGACATCAGCCTGTTGACGACTCAGGCCGTCTACTCCCTTCTTAACCGAAAACGACGTGTGCGGCAGGCGGCTCTGGAGGTTCTAGCGGTCCTTGCCGATATCTCGTCCATCAAAGAGGTTTTAACCATTGTGTCGGAGACAACGGACGGCGTAGAGCTTGGGACAATGGTGTTGGAGGCGACTAGTGTGCGGCTCTCGCGTTTGCAGCTGCCTATCGTTACGCCCGACAGCGGCGTGCTCTTCGTTTTCAACCAGACTGATCCACCTGAAGCCAGGCGATTTGGAGCTGATGTAGACTGGATCCATCAGGGTGAGGGCTCTGCCTCTCCCAATACAATTAAGAGGCGACGCATGCGGGCTGCAAGCAGCCAGCGCAATGTTCTTGGGGGAGCAGaagcaaaaaacaagaatgaTCCATTCCCTAG TTTCAGCCAGGTCAACGAGAGCGTGCATCGCCATTCCTTCCATTCCCCCCCGGAAACGCTGGACATGGCTAGCCCAATTAAT GACTTTTCGCAAAGATTAAGTTTTGGCGCTAAGACTAACGGTG GAAATCAATCTTTTATTGAACGTCGCTTCTTGGCCAAGGCATGCTCTGATACTTCCATGGACGGCAGAAGTACTGACAGCACCACCACTACCTGCAGCAGTGGTAGCGCCACAGATAGCTTTATTCAGCTCACTTCCCGCACGGGCGGTCGACTTGCCGGACCAAACTCCAG ATTTCCCACCATGAACCAGCATACAGACTTTGTCAACAATTTTATGCGCAGCATGCAGCGAGGCTCTAAGTCCTATTCCGTGGACAGACCGAACTACCCGAAGGTCAGTTACTCGATCCCAAAGTCCCAGCAGATGCTCCGCAAGAGGTTCCAGCACAAGGATTCGTTTACAAAGCTAGGGGAAGAACCACCTGGTCAAA GCAtcgaaaataacaaatttaacgAATCCCAAAGGAGAAAATTCGGTATTTCCACAGACCACATAGAATCACTGGACAGCAAGTGCGCCGACGTCATCAAGTCAAT GGATACCGAAACAGCAGTTAACGGTATGACGAATGGCTCCCCCATTTCCGCAAGTTCTACCAGCTATTCGCAAAAGTCAACCGCCTCGGCAAAGTCGAGCATAAGCCAAAACGAGATGGGGAAGCGACCATTCTCATCCACTGGCCTTTGGAACGATTGCAAGGTGGAAGTGCTGAACAGGGAGCAGAATCCCATCGAAGCGTTCGGAGAACTGGTGGTAGATGGCATTGATGTGCAGACGGAAACAGAACCTACAGCCCATGAAGAGCTGCTCAAGCTTAATGGAAGCCTAAATAGCCTTCACAGTAAAACGGAGAGCATCAAAACTCAGCTGGAGGAAACTACCCCGCAACTTTCGAGGGCTCAGTCAGTTAAATCGCTGCTAATCGAGGAGGACATTGAGAGCAGCAACAGTTTCGTCGTGGTTGAAGAAGTGCAGAACGAGCTGGAGTCATCCCCAGCGGAGGCCAAGAAGGAAGGGCCCTTGCAGGAGGAGCTAGCAACACCGGTAAAAGCTACAAAACTTGAAAATCATACTTTTGGTCCAAAGTTGGTTCCGAAACACGACGAAATAGTGATCCATTCACGTAGCGTTTCCCTGGACTCTCTTTATGGGACGCGGCCAGCGTCAAAGCAGGGATCTATGGACACAAGCACAAGCACTGCGGACAACACATCACAAACTGGTTCTCAAATGGGAAATATTAGTGTCCCTGCAAAAGCTCAACACACCCCGATTAAACACAAGTCCAAAACAGCGTACTTCCTGCGGGCACAACGGCGAATCTCACCTGCAAAGCAGCCCATCAAAATGTCGCAGGCAGACCTCTTCCCGCAGAATATGCTTCGATTTGATAGGCCCCGTGAGGCTTTGCTTAAAACTTTTGACCAGTTGGACTCCAGCAACTGGGAAGTAAACATGACCGGCTTGAAAAGCATGGTACGTTTGATCCGCTACCATGCCGAGACATTGGACAATCAGATGCACATGACCTGCATCCAGCTTACCCGCTCAGTACGAAATCTGCGCTCCCAAGTAGCCCGAGCTTCCTGCCAAGCAGCTGCGGAGCTGTTCTCGCTGAAGTCCACCAGCCTTCAGCAGGAATGCGACGACTTGGTTTGTGCCCTTCTGCACCGCACTGCCGACACGAATAGGTTTCTCCGTGCCGACGCCACTCGAGCCCTGGAGTCAATGGTGGACCATGCTCAGCCGCAGAAGATTCTAAACATCCTTGCGACAAAAGGAGCACAGCATCAGAATGCCTTGGTGCGCACGACATCAGCAAAGCTGCTCTTCAGACTAGTCGAGCGTCTGGGCAGTGACCGGATCTATGCAATGGGCCGCGAGAGCCGCGACAAGTTCTTTGTGGTTGGGGCGAATCTTCTTCTCGAAGGCAGTCTAGAGACCCGCAGCTACGCGAAGTCCTTGTTCCGGGCTTTATCCGAACATCATAATTATCAGCGGCTGCTTTTAGAGGTGATACCACCACGCACCTACAGAAATGTTGAAAAGACTCTTAGGAGCATCACACGTTGA
- the LOC6730415 gene encoding putative tRNA pseudouridine synthase Pus10 encodes MKNQDLVEYLRSCGVCEICQLRYLKARGAEYRNINETLQKLDVKLNENVENEELVIPDGIQPSKRARLGVCSTCLGLFSKDFQNELLNSILASDFAKYDCQKIVLAICLPMSLQLRQLAMWFALQRRFGASIDENNPPDVPIKEAVKLILHPIICEKLAKGYDANGLMINIDLTHSLEDEEVEKLVKLNKEAFPAKASHQKRIEISRGLLEKQYQPSKVKAETYEKYFQIPCSNVEESIKLTSIDLQGPLICVAGRYRKLSRELSHTPWILNGQRLMEDSIEEIIIRHVGPHFTEKLGKITFMSSGREDVDVRCLGKGRPFVLEIPNARRTCLTKDEAFAMERAVDASGMVSIHHLQVVPREELTHIKTGEEQKKKFYRALCALHEPVSVKILEQLQISASFNIQQKTPIRVLHRRPLHTRPRTIYSVKARVHRENPKALIIDIVTQAGTYIKELVHGEFGRTTPSLSSIIGKPMDIQALDVVGIDLDWPHEVDNSKQKE; translated from the exons ATGAAAAACCAGGATTTAGTGGAATACTTAAGGTCCTGCGGGGTGTGCGAAATTTGCCAGCTGCGTTACCTGAAGGCCAGAGGCGCGGAGTATAGAAACATCAATGAGACTTTGCAAAAG TTGGATgtaaaactaaatgaaaatgtggaaaacgaAGAGCTTGTTATACCCGATGGGATTCAACCATCTAAAAGGGCTCGTCTGGGTGTTTGTTCAACGTGCCTCGGTTTGTTCTCAAAGGACTTTCAGAATGAGCTGCTCAACAGCATTTTGGCATCGGATTTCGCGAAATACGATTGCCAGAAAATCGTTCTGGCGATTTGTCTACCGATGTCGCTTCAGTTGAGACAGCTGGCCATGTGGTTTGCCTTGCAAAGAAGATTTGGAGCATCTATAGACGAAAACAATCCCCCAGACGTGCCCATAAAAGAGGCTGTCAAGCTGATCCTACACCCTATAATCTGTGAAAAGCTAGCCAAGGGTTACGATGCCAACGGTCTGATGATCAATATAGACCTTACGCACAGTCTGGAGGACGAAGAGGTGGAAAAACTggtgaaattaaacaaagaaGCCTTTCCCGCCAAGGCCTCGCATCAAAAGCGCATTGAAATTTCGCGAGGATTACTAGAGAAACAGTATCAACCCTCCAAAGTTAAGGCGGAAACCtatgagaaatattttcagatACCCTGCTCTAACGTAGAGGAATCTATAAAACTTACTTCTATAGACCTCCAAGGACCACTGATTTGTGTAGCTGGCAGATATCGAAAGCTCAGCAGGGAACTTTCACATACTCCCTGGATTTTGAATGGCCAAAGACTCATGGAGGACAGTATCGAGGAAATTATAATTAGGCATGTCGGTCCCCACTTTACAGAGAAGCTGGGTAAAATCACCTTCATGTCGAGTGGCAGAGAAGATGTGGATGTCCGATGTCTGGGGAAAGGAAGGCCTTTTGTTTTAGAAATTCCAAATGCCAGACGGACTTGCCTAACCAAAGATGAGGCCTTTGCAATGGAACGGGCTGTGGATGCGTCTGGTATGGTGTCTATACATCACCTCCAAGTCGTGCCAAGAGAAGAATTAACCCACATAAAAACGGGAGAAGAGCAGAAAAAGAAATTCTATCGCGCTCTTTGTGCCCTGCATGAACCAGTATCAGTGAAGATTTTGGAACAACTGCAAATATCAGCGAGCTTTAACATACAACAAAAGACCCCCATACGAGTTCTTCATCGTCGTCCTTTGCACACGCGTCCCAGAACAATTTACAGTGTCAAGGCCAGGGTGCACCGTGAAAATCCGAAAGCCTTGATCATCGATATTGTCACTCAAGCAGGCACTTACATTAAAGAGTTAGTTCATGGCGAATTTGGCAGGACCACGCCATCATTGTCCTCTATTATAGGCAAACCCATGGATATTCAAGCTCTAGATGTGGTGGGAATCGATTTAGATTGGCCACATGAAGTAGATAACTCGAAACAAAAGGAATAG
- the LOC6730416 gene encoding NADH dehydrogenase [ubiquinone] iron-sulfur protein 5 → MSLTPFLRLPLTDLTGCLINHQTYDKCGKFEMKMMECFEAYGLERGKRECADLISDFQECVGMQKQLMRFHAMRNERYKQWLKGERKGQEFFADPPRVDAY, encoded by the exons ATGTCGCTTACTCCCTTTCTACGCCTGCCCTTAACCGATCTGACCGGGTGTCTAATTAACCACCAGACCTACGACAAGTGCGGAAAATTCGAGATGAAAATGATGGAGTGCTTCGAGGCGTATGGCCTGGAGCGTGGAAAACGGGAGTGCGCCGACCTGATCTCCGACTTTCAGGAGTGCGTCGGCATGCAGAAGCAACTGATGCGCTTCCAT GCCATGCGAAACGAACGCTACAAGCAGTGGCTCAAGGGGGAGCGTAAGGGACAGGAATTCTTTGCGGATCCGCCACGCGTTGATGCCTACTAG
- the LOC6730417 gene encoding U5 small nuclear ribonucleoprotein 40 kDa protein yields the protein MGTKRPNNSVVLAQEAKRSKNDLMAYTNRDKALLESGVRRTSNLQAPIMQLEGHEGEIFTAEFHPEGELLLSSGFDRQIYIWQVYEDCENVMAMSGHSGAVMEAHFTPDGSHIFTCSTDKTLAFWDIATGQRQRRFKGHGNFVNSVQGSRRGQQLLCSGSDDRTIKIWDARKKHAAHTLESPFQVTAVCFGDTGEQVISGGIDNEVKIWDIRKQAVLHHLRGHSDTITGMSLSPEGDFILTNAMDNTLRVWDVRPYAPGERCVKVFQGHQHNFEKNLLRCAWSPGSDKITSGSADRHVYIWDVNTRRILYKLPGHNGSVNAVDFSPKEPLILSGSSDKTLYLGEIDE from the exons atggGTACCAAAAGACCCAACAACAGCGTAGTTTTGGCCCAAGAGGCAAAGCGTAGCAAAAATGATCTGATGGCCTACACAAACAGGGACAAAGCGCTCCTTGAATCG gGAGTAAGGCGTACCTCAAACCTGCAGGCGCCCATAATGCAGTTAGAAGGACATGAGGGAGAGATTTTCACAGCGGAATTCCATCCCGAGGGGGAGTTATTGCTTTCTTCTGGGTTCGATAGGCAAATAT ACATCTGGCAAGTGTACGAAGACTGCGAGAATGTGATGGCCATGTCGGGACACAGCGGTGCTGTTATGGAAGCTCATTTTACGCCGGATGGATCCCACATCTTTACCTGCTCCACTGATAAAACGCTGGCTTTTTGGGACATAGCCACGGGTCAGCGGCAACGGCGGTTCAAGGGGCATGGCAACTTCGTGAACAGCGTTCAGGGCTCGCGTAGGGGTCAACAGCTCCTCTGCTCGGGAAGCGATGATCGCACCATAAAAATCTGGGATGCCAGGAAAAAACACGCGGCACACACCTTGGAATCCCCTTTTCAAGTTAcagctgtttgttttggtGACACTGGAGAACAAGTCATTAGCGGCGGGATCGACAACGAAGTCAAAATCTGGGACATTCGAAAACAGGCTGTCTTGCACCATCTGCGAGGGCATTCGGATACGATTACCGGAATGTCCTTGTCCCCCGAAGGAGACTTTATCTTGACAAATGCCATGGATAACACCTTGAGGGTGTGGGACGTAAGACCTTATGCACCCGGGGAAAGATGTGTGAAGGTATTCCAAGGCCATCAGCACAATTTTGAGAAGAATCTGCTGAGATGCGCTTGGTCCCCGGGAAGCGATAAAATAACATCGGGTTCCGCCGATCGGCATGTCTATATTTGGGATGTAAATACAAGGAGAATTCTTTACAAACTTCCCGGACACAATGGCAGTGTTAATGCCGTGGATTTCAGCCCAAAAGAACCCCTGATTCTATCTGGATCCAGCGATAAGACTTTGTATCTAGGAGAGATCGATGAATGA